Proteins from a genomic interval of Mycoplasmopsis columboralis:
- a CDS encoding nicotinate phosphoribosyltransferase, with product MNNKEKYIASYFHKTKAILQQEKPNNVIVLQFFQRKDDAILAGINEVLALLEDVTDISKYSIKYLPEGSHINSMDVVLELEGPYHEFGIWEGMIDGILARNTSIATNMYHCKKAAKNKDVIFMGDRADHYINQEIDGHAVAVGGAKLVSTLAQKQASNLPNDEQVFGSMPHILIQGFNGDVVAATKAYNKIFPNSKLIALVDYNNDVIKDSLKVWEALKDKVWGVRIDTSKNMVDHMFDGEKPQYGVNPEQVFRLRKALDQAGAQKYKIVVSSGFDAKKIELFESLNVPVDYYGVGQSIFKISNSFSADAVILNGQKQAKEGRKYNPNPKLIQYN from the coding sequence ATGAATAATAAAGAAAAATATATTGCCAGTTACTTTCATAAAACTAAAGCAATTTTGCAACAAGAAAAACCAAACAATGTAATTGTTTTACAGTTTTTTCAACGCAAAGATGATGCTATTTTAGCTGGAATAAATGAAGTTTTGGCTTTGCTTGAAGATGTTACTGACATCAGTAAATATTCAATTAAATATCTTCCTGAAGGTTCACATATCAATAGCATGGATGTAGTGTTAGAACTTGAAGGTCCATATCATGAATTTGGAATTTGAGAAGGAATGATTGATGGAATTTTAGCTCGTAATACTTCAATTGCAACTAACATGTATCATTGTAAAAAAGCAGCTAAAAACAAAGATGTTATTTTTATGGGTGATCGAGCTGATCATTACATCAATCAAGAAATTGATGGACATGCTGTAGCTGTTGGTGGAGCTAAATTGGTTTCAACCTTAGCGCAAAAACAAGCAAGTAATTTACCTAACGATGAACAAGTATTTGGTTCAATGCCTCATATTTTAATTCAAGGTTTTAACGGAGATGTAGTTGCGGCCACAAAAGCATACAACAAAATTTTTCCTAATTCTAAGTTAATTGCTCTTGTAGATTACAACAATGATGTTATTAAAGATTCATTAAAAGTTTGAGAAGCACTCAAAGATAAGGTCTGAGGAGTGAGAATTGACACATCTAAAAATATGGTCGATCATATGTTTGACGGTGAAAAACCTCAATATGGAGTTAATCCAGAACAAGTATTTCGTTTAAGAAAAGCTTTAGATCAAGCCGGTGCTCAAAAATACAAAATTGTGGTCTCAAGTGGTTTTGATGCTAAAAAAATTGAACTTTTTGAAAGTCTAAATGTTCCAGTAGATTACTATGGAGTTGGTCAAAGTATTTTTAAAATTTCAAATTCTTTCTCTGCTGATGCAGTTATTTTAAATGGTCAAAAGCAAGCAAAAGAAGGTCGCAAATATAATCCAAATCCTAAGCTAATTCAATATAACTAA
- a CDS encoding IS30 family transposase, with the protein MLKNNEYSFNEIADKLKIHRISLYHEIKKNSDLYGYIACSAQNKHDIRRQWSEQIKLRNTFEKYLEFSKLFLSKFDKKTWGVEVTYLVITNNYPEVNHPSLRTVFNWINSGIWVITRDDRLRKIYKKGRKRYISAVERLVGKRWVVPYWARPSKIDDRTDFGHWELDLIVGKTGLKQNHLLTFVERKSRFGLIKKVYSKDPWKILITLWDLIKEYRLNVKSITTDNGFEFNKLFYLGYRLKIKIYLTDPYASFEKGTIEHYNGIVRRFFKKRTNFNSVSDEKIKEILDKINQMPRKIHGYLSADEMFFDLNYYKEKWNPIPMEEKLFTKIQRRRPSNTSRNKFFKNKY; encoded by the coding sequence TTGCTAAAAAATAATGAATATTCTTTCAATGAAATAGCAGACAAACTCAAAATTCACAGGATTTCTCTATATCATGAAATTAAGAAAAATTCAGATCTGTATGGGTATATAGCTTGTTCGGCACAAAACAAACATGACATTAGAAGACAATGATCTGAACAAATCAAATTAAGAAATACATTTGAAAAATATCTAGAATTTTCAAAACTTTTTCTTAGTAAATTTGACAAAAAAACATGAGGCGTCGAGGTTACCTATTTAGTGATTACTAACAATTATCCAGAAGTAAATCATCCTTCCTTAAGAACGGTTTTTAATTGGATTAATTCAGGAATATGAGTAATAACTAGAGATGACAGACTCAGAAAAATATACAAAAAAGGTAGAAAAAGATATATTAGCGCAGTAGAAAGATTAGTAGGTAAAAGATGAGTTGTTCCTTATTGAGCAAGACCTTCTAAAATAGATGATAGAACAGATTTCGGTCATTGAGAATTAGACTTAATAGTCGGTAAAACCGGATTAAAACAAAATCATTTATTAACTTTCGTTGAAAGAAAAAGTCGTTTTGGACTAATCAAAAAAGTTTATTCGAAAGATCCTTGAAAAATATTGATAACTCTTTGAGACTTAATTAAAGAATACCGATTAAATGTTAAATCTATCACTACTGATAATGGCTTTGAATTTAACAAACTTTTTTACTTGGGTTATAGACTGAAGATAAAAATATACTTAACAGATCCGTATGCTTCTTTTGAAAAAGGAACTATCGAGCACTATAACGGAATAGTTAGAAGATTTTTCAAAAAACGAACTAATTTTAATAGTGTTTCTGATGAAAAAATAAAAGAAATTCTAGACAAAATTAATCAAATGCCAAGAAAAATTCACGGTTACCTTTCCGCTGACGAGATGTTTTTCGATTTAAATTACTACAAGGAAAAGTGAAATCCAATTCCTATGGAAGAAAAATTATTTACAAAGATCCAAAGAAGAAGACCTAGCAATACTTCAAGAAACAAATTTTTCAAAAATAAATATTAA
- the dhaM gene encoding dihydroxyacetone kinase phosphoryl donor subunit DhaM produces MVNFVVVSHNKKLAEEAIKLAKIMKHSDFQIVNAAGLVDSDEYGTDVGYIVEKITQVNEGDGVIVFCEIGSSLMSSQMAIEMLADPKVVLADAPLVEGLCVATSSNFANSTLESIQDQLLEVKNFSKVVNM; encoded by the coding sequence ATGGTTAATTTTGTTGTAGTTTCACATAATAAAAAATTAGCTGAAGAAGCAATTAAATTAGCTAAAATTATGAAACATTCAGATTTTCAAATCGTTAATGCAGCAGGACTAGTTGATAGCGATGAATATGGAACTGATGTAGGTTATATTGTTGAGAAAATCACACAAGTTAACGAAGGAGATGGAGTTATTGTCTTTTGTGAAATCGGATCATCACTAATGAGTTCACAAATGGCTATTGAAATGCTTGCTGACCCTAAAGTAGTATTGGCAGATGCTCCACTTGTTGAAGGACTTTGTGTGGCTACTTCTTCAAATTTTGCTAATTCAACGCTTGAAAGCATTCAAGATCAATTGCTTGAAGTAAAAAACTTTTCTAAAGTAGTAAATATGTAA
- the dhaK gene encoding dihydroxyacetone kinase subunit DhaK, translating to MKKILNKVENVVAEMLDGIVYSNNKVYKVDGYNVIARKESKDKVVLISGGGSGHEPAHAGFVGYGMLDAAVAGEVFTSPAVDQVYGAIEAVDKGKGVLLVIKNYTGDVMNFEMAAEMANANGSNVKSVIVNDDIAVEDSLYTAGRRGVAGTVFVHKIAGSAAEDGKSLDEVVALAEKVVANTKTLGMSLGGATVPASGKKSFELAEDEIEMGLGIHGEPGTHKEKLNTAHEHVKYMLDLLLKESNIKDEKVAVLVNGLGSTTLMELYIVNKEVNDQLKLKGVKVHKSLVGNYMTSLEMPGFSITLLKLDDEMEKYLDYKIESTLF from the coding sequence ATGAAAAAAATTTTAAATAAAGTTGAAAATGTAGTAGCAGAAATGCTCGATGGAATCGTTTATTCAAACAACAAAGTATACAAAGTAGATGGATACAATGTTATTGCAAGAAAAGAATCTAAAGACAAAGTCGTTTTAATTTCAGGAGGTGGTAGCGGTCACGAACCTGCACACGCTGGATTTGTTGGCTACGGAATGCTTGATGCAGCTGTAGCTGGAGAAGTATTTACTTCACCTGCTGTTGATCAAGTATATGGAGCTATTGAAGCTGTAGATAAAGGAAAAGGTGTTTTACTTGTAATTAAAAACTACACCGGAGACGTTATGAACTTTGAAATGGCAGCTGAAATGGCAAATGCTAATGGTTCAAATGTTAAATCAGTAATTGTTAATGATGATATTGCTGTTGAAGATAGTCTTTATACAGCAGGACGTAGAGGAGTTGCTGGAACTGTATTTGTGCACAAAATTGCCGGAAGCGCTGCTGAAGATGGAAAATCACTTGATGAAGTTGTAGCTTTAGCTGAAAAAGTAGTTGCTAATACCAAAACATTAGGTATGAGTTTAGGTGGGGCAACCGTTCCTGCTAGCGGTAAAAAAAGCTTTGAGCTTGCTGAAGATGAAATTGAAATGGGACTGGGAATTCATGGTGAACCAGGAACTCACAAAGAAAAACTTAACACCGCTCATGAACACGTAAAATATATGCTTGACTTACTTCTTAAAGAAAGCAATATTAAAGATGAAAAAGTGGCCGTTTTAGTTAATGGACTTGGTTCAACTACTTTAATGGAACTTTACATTGTAAATAAAGAAGTGAACGATCAATTAAAATTAAAAGGTGTAAAAGTACACAAATCTCTTGTTGGAAACTACATGACATCTCTTGAAATGCCTGGATTTTCAATTACATTACTTAAACTTGATGATGAAATGGAAAAATACTTAGATTACAAAATTGAAAGTACACTATTTTAG
- a CDS encoding inorganic diphosphatase, giving the protein MKNIIDVKIEIQKNSRIKYEYNRKTGEIEVDRILRGDFVYPANYGFIPNALDWDGDELDVLVYSDEQFAVGSVLKARIIGAMKMIDDGETDTKLIAVHADDYRLDHIKELGDLPLPFLDTVKTFFSTYKNWKRPGITSVDGFEDVQWALAEYEECVQLMNEYGSMDKKEFIKLMQQKHPEKYTK; this is encoded by the coding sequence ATGAAAAATATTATTGATGTAAAAATCGAAATTCAAAAAAATTCTCGTATTAAATATGAATACAACCGTAAAACTGGTGAAATTGAAGTGGATAGAATTTTAAGAGGAGATTTTGTTTATCCAGCTAATTACGGATTTATTCCAAATGCTCTTGATTGAGATGGAGATGAACTTGATGTTTTAGTATATTCTGATGAACAATTTGCTGTTGGGTCAGTTCTTAAAGCTCGTATTATTGGAGCTATGAAAATGATTGATGATGGGGAAACAGATACTAAATTAATTGCTGTACACGCAGATGATTATCGTTTAGATCACATCAAAGAATTAGGTGATTTACCTTTACCATTTTTAGATACTGTCAAAACTTTCTTTAGCACATACAAAAACTGAAAACGTCCAGGGATTACTTCTGTCGATGGTTTTGAAGATGTACAATGAGCACTTGCTGAGTATGAAGAATGTGTGCAATTAATGAACGAATATGGTTCAATGGATAAAAAAGAATTCATTAAACTAATGCAACAAAAACACCCAGAAAAATATACTAAATAA
- a CDS encoding phosphoglycerate kinase encodes MIKTIDDLSLTGKKVIVRVDLNVPVKDGVISSTKRIEAVVPTIQKLVSEGAKVILLSHLGRVKEAADLPKRDLTPVAVELAKQLNQTVTFVNQTKGELVEKTINEMNNGEVVMLQNTRYEDLNNKAESKNSPELGKYWASLADVYVNDAFGTSHRAHASNVGISTYIKESAIGYLVEKETKAMLKAMENPEHPYVAIIGGAKVSDKIQVLENLVKIADKMIIGGGMAYTFLKAQGHKVGNSLVENDFLDLAKDFLAKYSSKVVLPVDHLCASEFADVAPTHQDIDINDGLMGLDVGPKTIELFKETLAGAKTVVWNGPVGVTEFDNYKNGTLEICKMIASLEDVYSVVGGGDSVAAVQKLGMEDKFSHVSTGGGASLEMLQGLKLPGIEAIQKK; translated from the coding sequence ATGATTAAAACAATTGATGATCTTTCATTAACTGGTAAAAAAGTTATTGTGAGAGTTGATCTTAACGTTCCGGTAAAAGATGGAGTAATTAGTTCAACTAAAAGAATCGAAGCAGTTGTTCCTACAATTCAAAAACTTGTTTCAGAAGGAGCAAAAGTAATTTTACTTTCTCACTTAGGGAGAGTTAAAGAGGCAGCTGATTTACCAAAAAGAGATTTAACACCTGTTGCTGTTGAATTGGCTAAACAATTAAATCAAACTGTAACTTTTGTAAACCAAACCAAAGGTGAATTAGTTGAAAAAACAATTAATGAAATGAACAATGGTGAAGTTGTGATGCTTCAAAACACTCGTTATGAAGATTTAAATAACAAAGCAGAAAGCAAAAATTCACCAGAACTTGGTAAATACTGAGCTTCACTTGCTGATGTGTACGTAAATGATGCTTTTGGTACTTCACACCGTGCACATGCTTCAAACGTGGGTATTAGTACATACATTAAGGAATCTGCAATCGGATACTTAGTAGAAAAAGAAACTAAAGCAATGCTTAAAGCAATGGAAAATCCAGAACATCCATATGTAGCCATTATTGGTGGAGCTAAAGTTTCAGATAAAATTCAAGTGTTAGAAAACTTAGTTAAAATTGCTGACAAAATGATTATTGGTGGAGGAATGGCTTATACATTCTTAAAAGCTCAAGGACACAAAGTAGGAAACTCACTTGTGGAAAATGACTTTTTAGATTTAGCTAAAGACTTCCTTGCTAAATATTCATCAAAAGTAGTTCTTCCAGTGGATCACTTATGTGCAAGTGAGTTTGCTGATGTTGCTCCAACACACCAAGACATTGACATTAATGATGGTTTAATGGGTCTTGATGTTGGTCCTAAAACTATTGAATTATTTAAAGAAACTTTAGCAGGAGCTAAAACTGTTGTTTGAAATGGGCCAGTTGGTGTTACTGAATTTGACAACTACAAAAACGGAACATTAGAAATTTGCAAAATGATTGCTTCTTTAGAAGATGTTTACTCAGTAGTTGGTGGTGGAGATTCAGTTGCTGCTGTTCAAAAACTTGGAATGGAAGACAAATTCTCACATGTATCAACAGGTGGAGGAGCTTCACTTGAAATGTTACAAGGACTAAAACTTCCAGGAATTGAAGCAATTCAGAAAAAATAA
- a CDS encoding S8 family serine peptidase — MKTKWKYLTLVLSTISGLALASCVNKTQTPENKISVKTETEIKPIVDKKIIYQKFDRLTPQSIESDDSKNNFSGNYSTFTQFAVVFEKEPTKEEKLEYEKLIFTKITNSERHLFSNILKDNLFIEFSNLDIQKMNDYLTYLKNLKFVNYIVVESFDYFNSFDSVESSVEPSSSSSKDEGNLDISNDKNFLFSENFKLNNFTYSDWIKNIQSFEKNKKDYENNKIAIVEALSKPNKSGFVNENDSYLFYDKSLKIHNIKKIRIPTLKNLDNWNTPENSKHATRVASIIAGKSGINPHFFLRYFSDIPRASWVEQELQLEIISLTDSKVVNFSLGWLNNNNDLTYEEKKKRNLNPNEKYLFNILKSVKYSKSAWIKDKFISDHPEIVFVFAAGNNDRKQHTQKEEKDKEKEEVSGYIIEDPYSTVHNPLGIYQKLNGDQLSFNSIIVGSHDNKHEKSWFSSNTSFYSKQINFLASGENYKFGKRKSDIDNGTSYSAPFISGIVGQTFIDQKEKYDIGYNSLITSAVFTVSTDDDEVSRNRSQVDLGRNGAGIFNYKKLKEAFSNLKYIKIRKRPEEEENIKSVINSDIKKDKILVEEIFLKKGDSLKIAMSWLFKNKVPEGFFDNPTDFQIMTDYDIVIKNISGDVILKTSKINTNLEYLKLFVKENDLYKIFVYRPKTNKLDFINEDDLAISYTIERKK; from the coding sequence ATGAAAACAAAATGAAAATACCTTACATTAGTTTTAAGTACAATATCAGGACTTGCTCTTGCATCTTGTGTTAATAAAACTCAAACACCAGAAAACAAGATCTCAGTTAAAACTGAAACAGAAATTAAACCTATTGTTGATAAGAAAATAATTTACCAAAAATTTGATAGATTAACTCCACAAAGTATAGAATCAGATGACTCTAAAAATAATTTCTCAGGAAACTACTCAACATTCACTCAATTTGCTGTTGTTTTTGAAAAAGAACCAACAAAAGAAGAAAAGCTAGAGTACGAAAAGTTAATTTTTACTAAAATAACTAATTCTGAAAGACATTTATTTAGCAACATATTAAAAGACAATCTTTTTATTGAATTTTCGAATTTAGATATACAAAAAATGAATGATTATTTAACTTATCTAAAAAATCTTAAATTCGTAAATTACATTGTTGTTGAATCTTTTGATTATTTTAATTCGTTTGATTCAGTAGAATCTTCAGTAGAGCCTTCTTCTTCTTCTTCAAAAGACGAAGGTAACTTAGACATATCAAATGATAAAAATTTTTTGTTTTCAGAAAATTTTAAGCTTAACAACTTTACATATTCGGACTGAATAAAAAATATACAAAGTTTCGAAAAAAACAAAAAAGATTATGAAAATAATAAAATAGCAATTGTAGAAGCTCTATCAAAGCCAAATAAATCGGGGTTTGTAAACGAAAACGATTCATATTTGTTTTATGATAAATCTCTTAAAATCCATAATATTAAAAAGATTAGAATTCCTACTTTAAAAAATCTCGATAACTGGAATACTCCTGAAAATAGTAAACACGCGACTCGAGTTGCCTCAATAATAGCAGGTAAATCAGGGATAAATCCACACTTTTTTCTTAGGTATTTTTCTGACATACCTAGAGCTTCATGGGTTGAGCAAGAATTGCAATTAGAAATAATTAGTTTAACAGATTCAAAAGTTGTAAATTTTTCACTTGGATGGTTAAATAATAATAATGATTTAACTTATGAAGAGAAGAAAAAAAGAAATTTAAACCCTAATGAAAAATATTTATTTAATATCTTAAAATCAGTTAAATACAGTAAATCAGCATGAATAAAAGACAAGTTTATTTCCGATCATCCTGAAATTGTATTTGTGTTCGCTGCTGGAAATAATGATAGAAAACAGCATACACAAAAGGAGGAAAAGGATAAAGAGAAAGAAGAAGTTTCTGGATACATTATCGAAGACCCGTATAGCACAGTACACAATCCTCTAGGTATATATCAAAAATTAAATGGGGATCAATTATCTTTCAATTCAATTATTGTTGGTTCTCATGATAACAAACATGAAAAATCTTGATTTTCAAGCAATACATCTTTTTATTCTAAACAAATTAATTTTTTGGCAAGTGGTGAAAATTATAAATTCGGAAAAAGAAAGTCTGACATCGACAACGGAACAAGTTATTCAGCACCTTTTATTTCGGGAATTGTGGGTCAAACATTCATTGATCAAAAAGAAAAATACGATATAGGTTATAATTCGCTAATAACATCTGCGGTTTTTACTGTTTCTACTGATGATGATGAAGTTTCTAGAAATAGATCTCAAGTTGATTTAGGAAGAAATGGAGCAGGAATATTTAATTACAAAAAACTTAAAGAGGCATTTTCTAATCTTAAGTATATCAAGATAAGAAAACGGCCTGAAGAGGAAGAAAATATAAAATCTGTTATAAATTCAGATATAAAAAAAGACAAAATACTCGTTGAAGAAATTTTTTTGAAAAAAGGTGATTCATTAAAAATAGCCATGTCTTGGTTATTTAAAAATAAGGTACCAGAAGGTTTTTTCGATAACCCTACCGATTTCCAAATAATGACTGATTATGATATTGTTATTAAAAATATTAGTGGTGATGTTATTTTAAAAACAAGCAAAATCAATACAAACTTAGAATATTTAAAACTTTTTGTCAAGGAAAATGATTTATATAAAATTTTTGTTTATCGCCCTAAAACAAACAAATTAGATTTTATTAATGAAGACGACCTTGCAATAAGTTACACAATCGAAAGAAAGAAATAA
- a CDS encoding MIP/aquaporin family protein, producing MDLQYSAGFVSELIGTMVLILFGNGVVAAMNFKNMYAKKTMGNWMVIITGWGFAVYLGVIISSAIFSAMNHQEALIGTAHLNPAVTVALLVKAAKSDMIGHVVGLSAVYILAQFLGAALGQVLLNFINYKHIIENPSAALKGSSCTGPSHRDAYVQNFSYELVGTMLLVGGVLAAGSSGLAGSLNVTFVVMAIGLSLGSVTGYAINPARDLAPRVVYHLTSLVLKDKLAMQGEVVSPDYAYGLSTPFAAPLVGGAIVGAIALAA from the coding sequence ATGGATTTACAATATAGTGCTGGTTTTGTAAGTGAATTAATTGGTACAATGGTCCTTATCTTATTTGGTAATGGTGTTGTAGCAGCTATGAACTTTAAAAACATGTATGCTAAAAAAACAATGGGAAACTGAATGGTAATTATCACCGGATGAGGATTTGCTGTTTACCTTGGGGTTATTATTTCAAGTGCAATCTTTAGCGCAATGAATCATCAAGAAGCATTAATTGGTACAGCTCATTTAAACCCAGCTGTAACAGTGGCTTTATTAGTAAAAGCTGCTAAATCAGATATGATTGGACATGTAGTTGGATTAAGCGCAGTTTATATTTTAGCTCAATTCTTAGGAGCCGCATTAGGACAAGTGCTTTTGAACTTTATTAACTATAAACACATTATCGAAAACCCAAGTGCCGCTCTTAAAGGATCAAGCTGTACAGGTCCTTCACACAGAGATGCATATGTACAAAACTTTTCATATGAACTTGTAGGAACAATGTTACTTGTTGGTGGTGTTTTAGCTGCTGGAAGTTCAGGATTAGCAGGATCACTTAACGTAACATTTGTTGTTATGGCAATTGGTCTTTCACTTGGTTCAGTAACTGGATATGCAATTAACCCAGCTCGTGACTTAGCTCCTAGAGTGGTATATCATTTAACATCACTTGTATTAAAAGATAAATTAGCAATGCAAGGTGAAGTTGTTTCTCCAGATTATGCATACGGATTATCAACTCCATTTGCAGCACCACTTGTAGGTGGAGCTATTGTTGGAGCAATAGCTTTAGCTGCTTAA
- the dhaL gene encoding dihydroxyacetone kinase subunit DhaL has product MKSELIIKIIREISKMLDAKADELTELDRLIGDGDHGINLKRGFNTLEESLDKFKDKTAKELLNNAAMTLMSKVGGSSGPLLGTIFMKLAQSDNFAKGALEAANGVQMRGKAQVGDKTMLDVLMPFAQTYNEQLAQGKSNVDALEIALAKAHDHLELSKTLVAKKGRASYLGERSVGVTDPGTQSIYYMLEIIVREIKANG; this is encoded by the coding sequence ATGAAAAGCGAATTAATTATTAAAATCATTAGAGAAATCTCTAAAATGCTTGATGCAAAAGCAGATGAATTAACAGAACTAGATCGTTTAATTGGTGATGGTGATCACGGAATTAACTTAAAAAGAGGTTTTAATACTCTTGAAGAATCTTTAGATAAATTCAAGGACAAAACCGCTAAAGAATTACTCAATAATGCTGCCATGACATTAATGAGTAAAGTAGGTGGTTCTAGCGGTCCTTTACTTGGAACCATCTTTATGAAATTAGCTCAAAGTGATAATTTTGCTAAAGGTGCTCTTGAAGCTGCAAATGGTGTTCAAATGCGTGGTAAAGCTCAAGTTGGTGATAAAACTATGCTTGATGTATTAATGCCATTTGCACAAACATACAACGAACAATTAGCTCAAGGAAAATCAAATGTTGATGCTTTAGAGATTGCTCTAGCTAAAGCTCACGATCATTTGGAATTATCCAAAACTTTAGTGGCTAAAAAAGGACGTGCTTCATACTTAGGAGAAAGAAGTGTTGGAGTTACTGATCCTGGAACTCAAAGTATTTATTACATGCTTGAAATTATCGTAAGGGAAATTAAAGCAAATGGTTAA
- a CDS encoding IS3 family transposase, with the protein MKQLKPVEWKEWFKLYQNYKSNIISYSEYLFLTKSQFQKDWRNPYVRSWFRKKYKWFQTNEDVLVSKTGTAPKKGKGSGRPLKRPDPSQYSRTDLEEIVKIYREIFPEISEKEIQRRIKKKGKKLSAKVLTQEFGIPKSTYYYRLNSKGRSFTEDKETIDLIVKSFFENKSRYGRKRLEIYILKKYGKCINYRKIGRIMQKLNLKCSTRIPKRKREIKNLNVKFQDLVKRDFSGKTNNIIATDVSYIPNIYSEMGNHFYLSIAIHHKTKKIINWNLSKNNDLDLVINHIKHIKFDREWIIHSDHGFQYSSKEYQKIISENNGKISMGRIGNSLDNREAEYFFSVIKSECLNDPKVKYMKFEELNELITNYINWYNNDRFQSQMDWKTPQQCWDVCVF; encoded by the coding sequence ATGAAACAGTTAAAACCCGTAGAATGAAAAGAATGATTTAAGTTATATCAAAATTATAAATCTAACATAATTTCATACAGTGAATATCTATTTTTGACTAAAAGCCAGTTTCAAAAAGATTGAAGAAACCCTTATGTTAGATCTTGATTTAGAAAAAAATATAAATGATTTCAAACTAATGAAGATGTTTTGGTATCCAAAACAGGAACTGCCCCAAAGAAAGGAAAGGGTTCTGGAAGACCTTTAAAAAGACCTGACCCTAGTCAATACTCAAGAACAGATCTAGAAGAAATAGTGAAAATATACAGAGAGATTTTTCCAGAAATATCTGAAAAAGAAATTCAAAGAAGAATTAAAAAAAAGGGCAAAAAGTTAAGTGCCAAAGTTTTAACTCAAGAATTTGGAATCCCGAAATCTACATATTATTACAGACTTAACTCAAAAGGAAGAAGTTTTACTGAAGATAAAGAAACAATTGATTTGATTGTTAAATCTTTCTTTGAAAATAAATCAAGATACGGTAGAAAAAGACTTGAAATTTATATTCTTAAAAAATATGGTAAATGCATAAATTATCGAAAAATAGGGAGAATTATGCAAAAACTCAACTTAAAATGTTCTACTCGTATTCCAAAAAGAAAAAGAGAAATTAAAAACTTAAATGTTAAATTTCAAGATTTGGTAAAACGAGATTTTTCCGGAAAAACAAACAATATTATTGCTACAGATGTTTCATACATTCCTAATATTTATAGTGAAATGGGTAATCATTTTTATCTATCCATAGCAATTCATCACAAAACTAAGAAAATAATAAATTGAAATTTGAGCAAAAACAATGATTTAGATTTAGTCATAAATCATATAAAGCATATTAAATTCGATCGAGAATGAATAATTCATTCAGATCATGGTTTTCAATATTCTTCAAAAGAGTATCAAAAGATCATTTCTGAAAATAATGGAAAAATATCAATGGGAAGAATTGGAAACTCATTAGATAATAGAGAAGCGGAATATTTTTTCTCAGTTATTAAAAGTGAATGTTTAAATGACCCCAAAGTAAAATATATGAAATTTGAAGAGTTAAATGAATTAATAACAAACTATATTAATTGATACAATAATGATAGATTTCAATCTCAAATGGATTGAAAAACACCTCAACAATGTTGAGATGTGTGTGTTTTTTAA